One genomic region from Bradyrhizobium icense encodes:
- the murD gene encoding UDP-N-acetylmuramoyl-L-alanine--D-glutamate ligase, translating into MIPVTSFAGKTVAVFGLGGSGLASCHALKAGGAEVIAGDDSADNVAKAAQAGFTTADLRAVSWSNFSALILTPGAPLTHPAPHWSVLMARQAGCEVIGDIELFCRERRRHAPDAPFVAITGTNGKSTTTALIAHLMKVAGYDTQMGGNIGTAILSLEPPRMGRVHVVEMSSYQIDLAPSLDPSVGILLNVSEDHIDRHGTLENYAAVKARLVAGVQPQGASIVGVDDIWCRNIADRLDQAGKRVVRISVKDPLPDGIYVERETVVQASGGARNEVARLGGIGSLRGLHNAQNAACASACALAMGISTDTLQNGLRSFPGLAHRMEQVGRRGNVLFVNDSKGTNADAAAHALSSFADIFWIAGGKPKQGGITGLTEYFPRIRKAYLIGEAAQEFADTLGERVPHEISETLDVAVANAARDAEASGLIDPVVLLSPACASFDQYRNFEIRGAAFRDLVTAMPGVKPVV; encoded by the coding sequence ATGATTCCCGTCACGTCATTCGCGGGCAAGACGGTCGCCGTGTTCGGCCTCGGCGGTTCGGGCCTTGCGAGCTGCCACGCGCTCAAAGCCGGCGGCGCGGAAGTGATCGCGGGCGACGACAGCGCCGACAATGTCGCCAAGGCGGCGCAAGCCGGTTTCACCACCGCCGATCTTCGTGCGGTATCGTGGTCGAATTTCTCGGCGCTGATCCTCACGCCCGGGGCGCCGCTGACGCATCCCGCGCCGCATTGGTCCGTGCTGATGGCGCGGCAGGCCGGCTGTGAGGTGATCGGCGACATCGAACTGTTTTGCCGCGAGCGCCGCCGTCACGCGCCGGACGCACCCTTCGTTGCCATCACCGGCACCAACGGCAAGTCGACCACGACGGCGCTGATCGCGCATCTGATGAAGGTCGCCGGCTACGACACCCAGATGGGCGGCAACATCGGGACGGCGATCCTCTCGCTGGAGCCGCCGCGGATGGGACGGGTGCATGTGGTCGAGATGTCATCCTACCAGATCGATCTCGCGCCCTCGCTCGATCCCTCCGTCGGCATTTTGCTCAATGTCAGCGAAGACCACATCGATCGCCATGGCACGCTGGAAAACTATGCTGCGGTGAAGGCGCGGCTCGTCGCCGGCGTGCAGCCGCAGGGCGCCTCCATCGTCGGCGTCGACGATATCTGGTGCCGCAACATCGCCGACCGGCTCGACCAGGCAGGCAAGCGCGTGGTGCGGATATCTGTGAAGGATCCTTTGCCCGACGGCATCTATGTCGAGCGCGAAACCGTCGTGCAGGCATCCGGCGGCGCACGCAACGAGGTTGCAAGGCTGGGCGGCATCGGTTCGCTGCGCGGGCTGCACAACGCGCAGAACGCGGCCTGCGCCTCGGCCTGCGCGCTGGCGATGGGCATTTCGACCGACACGTTGCAGAACGGCCTGCGCAGCTTTCCGGGTCTCGCGCACCGCATGGAGCAGGTCGGCCGCCGCGGCAACGTGCTGTTCGTCAATGACTCCAAGGGCACCAACGCAGATGCCGCCGCGCATGCGCTGTCGTCCTTTGCCGACATCTTCTGGATCGCCGGCGGCAAGCCGAAGCAGGGCGGCATCACGGGTCTCACCGAATACTTTCCGCGCATCCGAAAAGCCTATCTGATCGGCGAGGCCGCGCAGGAGTTTGCGGACACTCTGGGAGAGCGCGTGCCGCACGAGATTTCGGAGACACTCGATGTAGCGGTTGCCAATGCCGCACGAGACGCGGAGGCGTCGGGGCTCATCGATCCGGTGGTGCTGCTGTCGCCGGCCTGCGCCTCGTTCGACCAGTACCGCAACTTCGAAATCCGCGGCGCGGCGTTCCGCGATCTGGTGACGGCGATGCCCGGCGTGAAGCCGGTGGTGTAA
- the mraY gene encoding phospho-N-acetylmuramoyl-pentapeptide-transferase yields the protein MFYWLIELSNTVPGFGIFRGFFNVFRYITFRTGGAMVTGALFVFLFGPWIIDHLRLRQGKGQPIRTDGPQSHLISKKGTPTMGGLMILSGLVVATLLWANPLNPYVWIVLAVTLGFGFVGFYDDYLKVTKQSHSGFAGKLRLMIEAVIAIAACYALVRLGRDATSTSLAVPFLKDVVINFGWFFVIFGAFVIVGAGNAVNLTDGLDGLAIVPVMIAAASFGMISYLTGNAVFSDYLQIRYVAGTGELAVLCGAVLGAGLGFLWFNAPPASIFMGDTGSLALGGMLGATAVAVKHEIVLAVIGGLFVLEAVSVIVQVASFKLTGKRVFRMAPLHHHFEQKGWTEPQIVIRFWIISVMLALAGLSTLKLR from the coding sequence ATGTTTTACTGGCTGATCGAGCTTTCCAACACCGTTCCCGGTTTTGGCATCTTCCGCGGCTTCTTCAACGTGTTTCGCTACATCACCTTCCGCACCGGCGGGGCGATGGTGACGGGCGCGCTGTTCGTGTTCCTGTTCGGGCCCTGGATCATCGATCACTTGCGGCTCCGGCAGGGCAAGGGCCAGCCGATCCGCACCGACGGCCCGCAATCGCATCTGATTTCCAAGAAGGGCACGCCGACGATGGGCGGGCTGATGATCCTCTCGGGCCTCGTGGTGGCGACGCTGCTGTGGGCCAACCCACTCAACCCCTATGTCTGGATCGTGCTGGCGGTGACGCTCGGCTTCGGCTTCGTCGGATTTTATGACGACTATCTGAAGGTGACGAAACAGAGCCATAGCGGCTTTGCCGGCAAGTTGCGGCTTATGATCGAAGCGGTGATTGCGATCGCGGCCTGCTACGCGCTGGTGCGGCTCGGCCGCGATGCGACATCGACGTCGCTGGCGGTACCCTTCCTCAAGGATGTGGTGATCAATTTCGGCTGGTTCTTCGTGATCTTCGGCGCCTTCGTCATCGTCGGCGCCGGCAACGCTGTAAACCTGACCGACGGTCTCGACGGGCTTGCGATCGTGCCCGTCATGATCGCTGCCGCCAGTTTCGGCATGATCTCGTATCTGACCGGCAACGCGGTGTTCTCCGACTATCTGCAGATCCGCTACGTCGCCGGCACCGGCGAGCTCGCGGTGCTGTGCGGCGCTGTGCTTGGCGCCGGCCTCGGCTTCCTCTGGTTCAACGCACCGCCGGCCTCGATCTTCATGGGCGATACCGGATCGCTCGCGCTCGGCGGTATGCTCGGCGCCACTGCGGTCGCGGTGAAACACGAGATCGTACTCGCCGTGATCGGCGGATTGTTCGTCCTGGAAGCCGTCTCCGTGATCGTGCAGGTGGCCTCGTTCAAGCTGACGGGCAAACGCGTGTTCCGGATGGCGCCGCTGCATCATCATTTCGAGCAGAAGGGCTGGACCGAGCCGCAGATCGTGATCCGGTTCTGGATCATCTCGGTGATGCTGGCGCTCGCCGGTCTCTCCACGCTGAAGCTGCGGTGA
- a CDS encoding UDP-N-acetylmuramoyl-tripeptide--D-alanyl-D-alanine ligase yields the protein MSATPLWTVAEIARALGLSGEYPDTPIDFVTQDSRLVKPGSLFVALSGTPSGGFISSFASARDGWEFADKAGAAGAAAMIVPHAIDGVRVPQLIVKDTLIDGLWALARAARARFAGPLIGLTGSAGKTSTKEFLAAYPNAYASPSSFNNFWGVPLTLCNASPRASVWVVEMGMNQTGEIARLSELTKPTVALVVNVQPVHLEKLGSLEAIRREKVSIAQGLPKDGVLVLPDDVEAPEWNGKVVRFGEDSDIHALRHTARGESWDVAAQVNGKPIEFGLTPGAPHRLQNALAALASIHAAGLDPAALAKELGDVGIMTGRGVEQAAHGVTVIDDSFNGNPASMVAALGSLKARPVKSGRRIAILGDMLELGADAPAYHEKLAKDLPDIDGIYCVGPLMRHLYDLVPPERALGWHEDPVTLDPQQIAALLRDGDVVVVKGSKKMFWVNKFVPRLLAALQAKA from the coding sequence ATGAGCGCGACACCATTGTGGACGGTTGCCGAGATTGCACGCGCGCTGGGACTATCAGGCGAATACCCCGACACGCCGATTGATTTCGTCACCCAGGACAGCCGCCTGGTGAAGCCCGGAAGCCTGTTCGTGGCGTTGAGCGGCACGCCGAGCGGCGGCTTCATCTCCAGTTTCGCCAGCGCGCGCGACGGCTGGGAATTCGCCGACAAGGCCGGGGCGGCCGGCGCGGCGGCGATGATCGTCCCGCACGCCATCGATGGCGTCCGCGTTCCGCAGTTGATCGTCAAGGATACATTGATCGATGGCCTGTGGGCGCTCGCGCGCGCGGCGCGGGCGCGGTTTGCCGGGCCGCTAATCGGCCTGACCGGCAGTGCCGGCAAGACCAGTACCAAGGAGTTCCTCGCCGCCTATCCGAATGCCTATGCCAGCCCGAGCAGCTTTAACAATTTTTGGGGCGTGCCGCTGACGCTCTGCAATGCCAGCCCGCGAGCGAGCGTATGGGTCGTCGAGATGGGCATGAACCAGACCGGCGAGATCGCGCGGCTGAGCGAGCTGACAAAGCCAACCGTCGCGCTGGTCGTGAACGTGCAGCCTGTGCATCTGGAAAAGCTGGGCAGCCTGGAAGCGATCCGGCGCGAGAAGGTTAGTATCGCGCAAGGCTTGCCGAAGGACGGCGTGCTGGTGTTGCCTGATGATGTCGAGGCGCCGGAATGGAACGGCAAGGTCGTTCGCTTCGGTGAAGATTCGGATATTCACGCATTGAGGCATACCGCCCGGGGCGAGAGCTGGGACGTCGCCGCGCAAGTGAACGGCAAGCCAATCGAATTCGGCCTGACGCCTGGTGCGCCGCATCGTCTGCAGAACGCGTTGGCCGCGCTGGCATCGATCCATGCCGCGGGGCTCGATCCGGCGGCGCTGGCGAAGGAACTCGGCGATGTCGGCATCATGACCGGCCGCGGCGTGGAGCAGGCGGCTCATGGCGTCACCGTGATCGACGACAGTTTCAACGGCAACCCCGCCAGCATGGTGGCCGCGCTCGGCAGTCTGAAAGCGCGGCCGGTGAAATCAGGCCGGCGCATTGCCATTCTCGGCGACATGCTGGAATTGGGCGCGGATGCGCCCGCCTATCACGAGAAACTCGCGAAGGACCTGCCTGATATCGACGGCATCTACTGTGTCGGCCCCCTGATGCGCCACCTATACGACCTCGTGCCGCCGGAGCGGGCGCTCGGCTGGCATGAAGACCCGGTCACGCTCGATCCCCAACAAATCGCCGCACTGCTGCGGGACGGGGACGTGGTGGTGGTCAAGGGCAGCAAAAAGATGTTCTGGGTGAACAAGTTTGTGCCCAGGCTGCTGGCCGCCTTGCAGGCAAAGGCGTAA
- a CDS encoding UDP-N-acetylmuramoyl-L-alanyl-D-glutamate--2,6-diaminopimelate ligase: MKLRDLFSDDAAIEPQAEAVEVKGLSVDSRAVKPGDLFFALAGTKTDGSRFIESAVKAGAVAVAGERVSSNARVPFVVTPNPRRALALAAARFYPQQPATIAAVTGTSGKTSVAAFTRQIWERLGHASASIGTIGLVSPTRTVYGSLTTPDPIALHRQLDEIAGDGVTHLAFEASSHGLDQFRLDGVRIAAGGFTNLSRDHMDYHPDEAHYLAAKLRLFRDLIAPEGAAVVSANHDCSQQAIEAAQARGLRVIAVGSNADGAGEGIRLVGVTVEGFAQDLALEHRGRNYTVKLPLVGEFQIENALVAAGLAIGTGSEPAAVFDALEHLEGAKGRLERVGEHNGAPIFVDYAHKPDALAKALQALRPYAKRKLVVIFGAGGDRDAGKRPIMGAIAAENADQVIVTDDNPRSENPAAIRAAILAAAKGAAEIGDRTEAIRAGIAALQPGDALLIAGKGHETGQIVGDKVLPFSDHEAVAAALATRLA; encoded by the coding sequence ATGAAACTTCGCGACCTCTTCAGCGATGACGCTGCGATCGAACCGCAGGCGGAAGCCGTCGAAGTGAAAGGTCTTAGCGTCGACAGCCGAGCGGTGAAGCCCGGTGATCTGTTCTTCGCGCTCGCGGGGACCAAGACCGACGGCTCCCGCTTCATTGAATCCGCGGTCAAGGCGGGCGCGGTTGCGGTAGCCGGCGAACGCGTCTCTTCGAACGCCCGCGTTCCCTTTGTCGTCACGCCGAATCCGCGCCGCGCGCTGGCATTGGCGGCGGCGAGATTCTATCCGCAGCAGCCTGCAACGATCGCAGCCGTCACGGGTACGAGCGGCAAGACCTCGGTGGCCGCGTTCACGCGGCAGATCTGGGAACGGCTCGGCCACGCTTCCGCGAGCATCGGCACCATCGGTCTGGTGTCGCCCACACGCACGGTCTACGGCTCGCTGACCACGCCGGATCCGATCGCGCTGCACAGGCAGCTCGACGAGATCGCGGGCGATGGCGTCACGCATCTCGCCTTTGAGGCCTCCTCGCATGGGCTCGACCAGTTCCGGCTCGACGGCGTGCGCATCGCCGCCGGTGGCTTCACCAATCTTTCGCGCGACCACATGGATTACCATCCGGACGAGGCGCATTACCTCGCCGCCAAGCTGCGGTTGTTCCGCGATCTGATCGCGCCCGAAGGCGCGGCCGTGGTTTCGGCCAATCATGATTGTTCGCAGCAGGCGATCGAGGCAGCGCAGGCGCGCGGCTTGCGAGTCATTGCCGTCGGTAGCAATGCCGATGGCGCCGGTGAAGGCATCCGCCTGGTTGGCGTCACCGTCGAAGGATTCGCGCAAGACCTCGCGCTCGAACACCGCGGGCGCAATTACACGGTCAAGCTGCCGCTGGTCGGCGAGTTCCAGATCGAGAACGCGCTGGTCGCCGCCGGGCTCGCGATCGGCACCGGCAGCGAGCCGGCGGCCGTGTTCGACGCGCTCGAACATCTCGAAGGCGCCAAGGGGCGGCTGGAGCGGGTCGGTGAACACAATGGCGCGCCGATCTTCGTCGATTACGCGCACAAGCCGGACGCGCTGGCGAAGGCGTTGCAGGCGCTGCGGCCTTATGCAAAGCGCAAGCTCGTCGTCATCTTCGGCGCCGGCGGCGACCGCGACGCCGGCAAGCGCCCGATCATGGGCGCGATTGCGGCCGAGAATGCCGATCAGGTCATCGTCACCGACGACAATCCGCGCAGCGAAAATCCGGCAGCGATCCGCGCCGCCATTCTGGCCGCGGCCAAGGGCGCAGCCGAAATCGGCGATCGCACCGAGGCGATCAGGGCAGGGATCGCAGCGCTGCAGCCGGGCGATGCGCTGCTGATCGCCGGCAAGGGCCACGAGACCGGCCAGATCGTCGGCGACAAGGTTTTGCCGTTCAGCGATCACGAGGCGGTGGCCGCCGCGCTCGCAACGAGGCTGGCATGA
- a CDS encoding peptidoglycan D,D-transpeptidase FtsI family protein, which produces MTGRSLTTSRRPAEPWRQRLIRSLLYGRNVDRAAKARARVGLAILLFAAIYAVLAGRLVMFAIGADSHGARRTASQDAIATARPDIVDRNGEVLATDVKAPSLFGEPRRIIDKDEAIELLTAALPDLDIAEARTRLSSRKGFVWLKREITPKQQHDIHKLGIPGIGFLRENKRVYPTGAAVAHLIGLVNIDNAGIAGMEKWLDNNGLADLHRAGFATDRLQKPVELSIDLRVEHALRDELLKAKEKYKAKAASGLVSNVRTGEIVALVSLPDFDPNNPKEAHDPDRINRLTTGVFEMGSTFKALTLAMALDSGKANLNTLYDGRGTLKFGKFTIHDTHPVGRPITLSEVFTFSSNVGAAKIALAQGVEAHKAFLKKLGQMDRLRTELPESASPIVPKRWTELNTITASFGHGIAVAPLQAVMGINACINGGLLIPPTFLKRSEEEARAIAKKVLRTETSDKMRYLMRQNAEIGTAKKADVKGYYIGGKTGTSEKVVNGRYSKKQVLNSFTAIIPADNPQYQLLVMLDEPKALPETHGFITSGWNAVPTGGKVIARIGPLLGIEPRFDLPPSDRLILAASKTTQ; this is translated from the coding sequence ATGACCGGCCGGTCGCTTACCACCTCCAGGAGGCCTGCGGAGCCGTGGCGGCAGCGGTTGATCCGCAGCCTGCTCTACGGGCGTAACGTCGACCGTGCCGCCAAGGCGCGAGCCCGTGTGGGCCTTGCGATCCTGCTATTCGCGGCGATTTATGCGGTGCTGGCCGGACGTCTGGTGATGTTCGCGATCGGCGCCGACAGCCACGGCGCGCGCCGCACCGCCTCGCAGGACGCGATTGCAACCGCGCGGCCCGACATCGTCGACCGCAACGGCGAGGTGCTGGCGACCGACGTCAAGGCGCCGAGCCTGTTCGGAGAGCCCAGGCGCATCATCGACAAGGACGAGGCCATCGAGCTGCTGACCGCAGCCCTGCCGGACCTCGACATCGCGGAGGCGCGCACGCGCCTGTCGTCACGCAAGGGCTTTGTCTGGCTGAAGCGCGAGATCACGCCAAAACAGCAGCACGACATTCACAAACTCGGCATTCCCGGCATCGGCTTCCTGCGCGAGAACAAGCGCGTCTACCCGACCGGCGCCGCCGTCGCGCATTTGATCGGCCTGGTCAACATCGACAACGCGGGCATCGCCGGAATGGAGAAATGGCTGGACAATAACGGTCTGGCCGACCTGCACCGCGCGGGCTTTGCCACCGATCGCTTGCAGAAGCCGGTGGAACTGTCGATCGATCTGCGCGTCGAGCATGCGCTGCGGGACGAGCTGCTGAAGGCGAAAGAGAAGTACAAGGCCAAGGCGGCTTCCGGCCTCGTCTCCAACGTCCGGACCGGCGAAATCGTGGCCCTGGTGTCGCTGCCGGATTTCGACCCGAACAATCCGAAGGAGGCGCACGACCCCGACCGCATTAACCGCCTGACCACGGGCGTGTTCGAAATGGGCTCGACCTTCAAGGCGCTGACGCTGGCGATGGCGCTGGATTCCGGCAAGGCCAACCTCAACACGCTCTATGACGGGCGCGGGACGCTGAAGTTCGGCAAGTTCACCATTCACGACACCCATCCGGTCGGCCGTCCGATCACGCTGTCGGAAGTGTTCACCTTCTCCTCCAACGTCGGCGCGGCCAAGATCGCCTTGGCGCAAGGCGTCGAGGCACACAAGGCATTCCTGAAAAAGCTCGGCCAGATGGACCGGCTGCGCACCGAACTGCCAGAAAGCGCTTCGCCAATCGTGCCGAAGCGCTGGACCGAGCTCAACACCATCACGGCGTCGTTCGGCCATGGTATCGCGGTGGCCCCGTTGCAGGCCGTGATGGGCATCAACGCCTGCATCAATGGCGGTCTTCTGATTCCCCCGACCTTCCTCAAGCGGTCGGAAGAGGAGGCGCGCGCCATCGCCAAGAAGGTGCTCCGAACCGAAACCTCCGACAAGATGCGGTATCTGATGCGGCAGAACGCCGAGATCGGAACCGCCAAGAAGGCCGACGTGAAGGGCTACTACATCGGCGGCAAGACCGGCACCTCGGAAAAGGTGGTCAACGGCCGCTATTCCAAGAAGCAGGTGCTCAATTCCTTCACCGCGATCATCCCGGCCGACAATCCGCAGTATCAGCTTTTGGTCATGCTGGACGAGCCGAAGGCGCTGCCGGAGACCCATGGCTTCATCACCTCGGGCTGGAACGCGGTACCGACCGGCGGCAAGGTGATTGCCCGCATCGGTCCGCTGCTGGGCATTGAGCCGCGCTTCGACCTGCCGCCGTCCGACCGCCTTATTCTTGCGGCATCGAAGACAACCCAGTAA